The Castanea sativa cultivar Marrone di Chiusa Pesio chromosome 11, ASM4071231v1 genome contains a region encoding:
- the LOC142616235 gene encoding uncharacterized protein LOC142616235: MTKENGKGWKEELPTVLWAHRTSKLKAIGASPFSLVYGTEAIIPIDLVRPTVKLVEIARMPREDTLEVVEEIHDNAASHNRLYQVNMKARHGSQVKERKFQVGELVWKTIPHMRGVAGAVKHKFSPKWEGPYIVEEAYPIRHYWLKDQVGIKVYSPISRAHLKKYHA, translated from the coding sequence ATGACTAAGGAGAATGGAAAAGGATGGAAGGAGGAACTTCCTACAGTTTTGTGGGCTCATAGAACAAGTAAGTTAAAAGCTATAGGTGCTTCACCATTTTCTTTAGTCTATGGCACGGAGGCTATTATCCCAATAGATTTAGTAAGACCAACAGTGAAATTGGTAGAAATTGCAAGGATGCCTAGAGAAGACACTTTGGAAGTGGTGGAAGAAATCCATGATAATGCTGCCTCTCATAACCGCCTTTACCAGGTTAATATGAAGGCTAGGCATGGAAGCCAAGTTAAGGAAAGAAAGTTTCAAGTGGGAGAACTTGTTTGGAAAACTATCCCTCATATGCGAGGAGTGGCTGGAGCTGTTAAACacaaattttctccaaaatggGAAGGTCCATACATAGTGGAAGAAGCATATCCCATAAGACATTATTGGCTAAAGGATCAAGTAGGTATAAAGGTGTATAGCCCCATTAGCAGAGCTCACCTTAAAAAGTATCATGCTTAa